DNA sequence from the Plasmodium cynomolgi strain B DNA, scaffold: 0007, whole genome shotgun sequence genome:
aaaaaagaaaagtaaaaaggatataatacatatttattatgtaattataaaattttaatcataaATTACTAGGAATATTCATATAgagtatttatattttaatatcaAACTTTTACTCACTTTgtaataaaggaaaaacacaaaaattacTACAAAAGTTAAAATAGCTGTCATAATTGATTTAAAACGCTTAGTattgaataaattatttgaagGTTCGGAAAAAATccaaattttcttctatatTTTCAGTTTGCACATTTTCAACGGATTCTTGAGTTGTAGATGTATGTTGAGTTGTAGGTGTGTGTTTAGTTGTAGACGTATGTTGAGTTGTAGATGTAAGagtattataattttctattGTGATTTTCTTCCCCGATTTAAAAAGAGGGTATTCACTATCTATTATATTTCTTAAGTATGTACCTAATCCCCGTAAACTTTTGACTTGATCTAAAATGTTATCTACTGGTGAAGAATCAGAACTATCATCTTCACTTTTTGTGTTTGATCTTTGGAGGGTTTGCGAGCCTTCACTTGGTGATCCTGTATTTGTAGCACTTCCCCTTACTGCCGATGATGAAGATGCATCTTTTCCTTCAGAGTTGTTTTTTATCTGTTTCTGAGATATATCTGTTCCTATAAAATAATCGtcaacatttttatacacCGTTGGTACTTTAAAGCATGATAAGTATGCAAGGTGAGGATCTTCACGATTACGTCTTACAATACATCTGATATTTTCAATTCGTGTTTCaggttttttttgtcatttttcacTCTCTGATTGTGATCGAGGGACAGATGCTCCCTCATCTGAAGTATCTGtaccatttattttatttaaaattgtaTCGGGATGGTATTTAGGGtcacaattaaaataatcactacatttgaaataattatCTCTACAgcataattcttttttttttttcattataatatgttttaaCACGATTAACGTATTTCTCATAAGCTTTGCAATCAGTTCCATTATTCTTATTAATACATTCGATTTTAGGGACattcataaaatattcatacaaaaacttttcttcctcccagTTGTCAagatattcatatatatcattaaaacAGTAAAACttattaccattttttgtataaatttcgaattgtaaataataaattatatgaataagCGTATCCAGAttcttgtcttttttttcattaccaCCTAGATTTAGTTTTCTTATTTCGTTAAATAACCAATATTTAAGTAATAAACAGTTGGCTTTAGCTTCAGATAAATTAATACTATTTCCCGTAGTACTAGTTCCAGAAGCACCGGCAGTAGAAGTAGGCAAAgtagaagaaggagaactAGTAGTACTCCCTGTTTTACATATAGATTGCAAATTCACTGCAAATTTTTCACATAGCTCTTTAGCTTGGTCTCCAGTGGATTTTAATGAATCACACTTGATACTATAATCACTAGAACCCTTATTTGTTTCGAATTTTTCGTATGTTATATATGCAGGAAGTTTTTTAATATAGCTTcctgaaaaattaaaaatatatagttatgtaaacattaaatttttgacttttaagaaaatatatgttcgttaaaaaatatagaattaaCACActgaaagaataaaaagtttttcataataataaatataaatatacttcACTACTTGAGAAGCCCGAAATATTAGGTCCGTGTGGAGTAGTCATTTTATCCAACATAAATAAGAGTCATTATAATACACATGCGTATatttgaagtaaaaaataatataatttatatatatgtttcatGCTATTTTacatgaaaattaaaaaaaaaaataaacaaacacaTGTTATTAACATCTGctttgtatatattaaatttcaTGAAAGATTATGTAATAagtattaataaaaaacaaactaaacattattaattattaggACTATAAAATTGTGCATTGTGTATGAACTGCTTCAATAAATGTATAGTTCATATggcatattatttttgtcgAGAATAATATTGCATAAATACAACACTTAACTCTgctaaaaattgataataaAACGatttacttatatttttttaaacaaataaagaACCAAGTTTATTAATG
Encoded proteins:
- a CDS encoding CYIR protein (putative;~vir-type antigen), yielding MTTPHGPNISGFSRSYIKKLPAYITYEKFETNKGSSDYSIKCDSLKSTGDQAKELCEKFAVNLQSICKTGSTTSSPSSTLPTSTAGASGTSTTGNSINLSEAKANCLLLKYWLFNEIRKLNLGGNEKKDKNLDTLIHIIYYLQFEIYTKNGNKFYCFNDIYEYLDNWEEEKFLYEYFMNVPKIECINKNNGTDCKAYEKYVNRVKTYYNEKKKRIML